One Enterococcus silesiacus genomic window carries:
- a CDS encoding ABC transporter, with the protein MNKTQLLELTRVNLRYASPQVTDRARRKGKSGKALTRALINQYLLSGVLFLFIYGVTMFLIDFSQMPGFFTYYVALFSILAFSQGISVIYNVFFESQDLPAYLPLPFKQSMIFTAKILVVALTVTPFVFPMFVVFLLTGWRAGIFLPLTIILALLLFLFVLAIVFAVCCLIVFGLTRTKFFKQHKKVVTSLLLGISMTIAIVGIIFMNGQSSYSETGQMDRYPIAILLPLFHIVSEPFSTSGLLSLAGLFGILLLLMLAIKRMILPKLYEQLTDATTAKGAQRRKHKTAQTLGQLLISYNTQLLKEPNLIMQVLSNSLLMPLIFIVTFAIGGSLDLSHIDFRFIGVVFLTGVALACMTVNQTSFISNMISLDQENFNFVQTLPISMSKYMKQKFLIGVIIQFILTGGIALIGGILFRLPILYIIILLTGSLFGNYLLCLHFFARDYRFILLDWTSINQLFTRGSGSVGLVFTMIASIFICLILLGVYSFAAMTLPFWPLNLSVLAIIIILSFLWIRHFQKTFWDSFN; encoded by the coding sequence ATGAATAAAACACAATTACTTGAATTAACACGGGTCAACTTGCGATATGCCAGTCCTCAAGTAACAGATCGAGCGCGAAGAAAGGGCAAAAGTGGAAAAGCCCTGACACGAGCCTTGATCAATCAGTATTTACTTTCTGGTGTTTTATTTTTATTTATCTATGGTGTAACGATGTTTCTTATCGATTTTAGTCAGATGCCTGGTTTCTTCACTTATTATGTGGCCTTATTTAGTATCTTAGCCTTTTCACAAGGGATTTCAGTTATTTATAACGTCTTCTTTGAAAGCCAGGACTTGCCGGCTTATTTACCCCTGCCCTTTAAACAAAGTATGATTTTTACTGCAAAGATTTTGGTTGTTGCTTTGACTGTCACACCTTTTGTTTTCCCAATGTTTGTCGTGTTCTTACTAACTGGCTGGCGAGCAGGGATTTTCTTACCCTTGACTATTATTTTAGCGCTCTTGCTTTTTTTATTCGTTTTAGCTATCGTCTTTGCGGTTTGTTGTTTAATTGTGTTTGGCTTGACTCGAACGAAATTTTTCAAACAGCACAAAAAAGTAGTGACTAGTTTGTTGTTAGGGATTTCAATGACGATTGCGATTGTGGGAATTATTTTTATGAATGGGCAAAGTTCTTATTCTGAAACTGGTCAAATGGATCGTTACCCGATTGCCATCTTATTACCGCTATTTCATATTGTATCTGAACCTTTTTCTACATCTGGACTACTTAGTTTGGCTGGCTTGTTCGGTATCTTGCTACTATTAATGTTAGCAATTAAGAGAATGATTTTACCAAAACTCTATGAACAACTAACCGATGCAACAACTGCCAAAGGAGCTCAACGTCGAAAACATAAGACAGCTCAAACCTTGGGCCAATTACTGATAAGTTATAATACGCAATTATTGAAAGAACCCAACTTAATTATGCAAGTATTGTCAAATTCTTTACTGATGCCACTGATTTTCATCGTAACATTTGCAATCGGCGGTTCCTTGGATTTAAGTCATATCGATTTTCGTTTTATTGGTGTGGTCTTTTTAACTGGAGTTGCTTTAGCTTGCATGACGGTTAATCAGACTTCTTTTATTAGTAATATGATTTCTCTTGATCAAGAAAATTTTAATTTTGTACAGACTCTACCTATTTCAATGTCTAAATATATGAAACAAAAATTTCTCATTGGTGTAATCATTCAATTTATATTAACTGGTGGTATTGCTTTGATTGGAGGTATTCTATTCCGATTACCAATTCTATATATTATAATTTTATTGACCGGCTCATTGTTCGGTAATTATCTACTTTGTTTACATTTTTTCGCTAGAGATTATCGCTTTATCTTGTTAGATTGGACAAGTATCAATCAATTGTTTACACGTGGCTCTGGAAGTGTAGGGTTAGTATTTACAATGATAGCATCTATTTTTATATGCTTGATTCTTTTGGGAGTTTACAGTTTCGCTGCAATGACTTTACCATTTTGGCCACTTAATTTAAGTGTTTTAGCAATCATAATAATTCTAAGCTTTCTATGGATACGGCATTTTCAAAAAACATTTTGGGATTCGTTCAATTAA
- a CDS encoding HAD family hydrolase, with protein sequence MKIDNPFEKTEAFHKKFDNRKPAIPTPFSAKQASDRAGFKIEELVEFLYGSVNNDPVAFKEIVNQLKVSVDQAEEKVLSKQKKVTDPLVEQVDALIDLLYFTYGSFSLLGVDPTEVFSIVHEANMGKIFPDGKPHYHPVTHKVMKPANWEADFAPEPKIKAELERQYKAKKNR encoded by the coding sequence ATGAAAATCGATAATCCCTTTGAAAAAACGGAAGCATTTCATAAAAAATTTGATAATAGAAAACCAGCAATCCCAACACCCTTTTCTGCTAAACAAGCATCAGATAGAGCTGGGTTTAAAATAGAAGAGTTAGTTGAATTTTTGTACGGATCAGTAAATAATGATCCAGTAGCCTTTAAAGAGATAGTGAACCAGTTGAAAGTATCGGTCGACCAGGCTGAAGAAAAAGTGCTTAGCAAACAAAAAAAAGTAACGGACCCTTTGGTAGAGCAAGTGGATGCCTTGATCGATCTATTGTATTTTACATACGGTTCATTTTCATTATTAGGCGTTGATCCAACCGAAGTTTTTTCGATCGTGCATGAAGCCAACATGGGGAAAATATTCCCAGATGGAAAGCCCCACTATCATCCAGTCACACATAAAGTCATGAAGCCAGCTAATTGGGAAGCTGATTTTGCGCCGGAACCCAAGATCAAAGCTGAATTAGAGCGTCAATATAAAGCAAAAAAAAATAGATAA
- a CDS encoding haloacid dehalogenase has product MIKAIFFDIDGTLVNKNAKALESTKRAISLAQAQGIICGVATGRGPVHLSEQIDKLNLDVFVTYNGQFVYTKDEALRSEPFASDTLRTIVTFSDVHHRQIMFGSKDSIEGSSLMRFGQKKWAKKLARFLPRRFPVTLAKNLVSRFSLHRKDQRYQDLAILKEPIYQCVLLSAKSEESFLKEQLPDCHFTRSNPYTVDIIPTGGSKLVGIQQCLEHFDILLEEVMAFGDSWNDLEMLSHVGFGVAMGNAEEEIKKAAKYVTKSNDEDGIYQALMHYGVIS; this is encoded by the coding sequence ATGATAAAAGCTATTTTCTTTGATATCGATGGCACACTGGTCAATAAAAATGCTAAAGCTCTGGAATCAACGAAACGTGCAATCTCGTTAGCGCAAGCACAAGGCATCATTTGTGGCGTAGCAACCGGTCGAGGTCCTGTTCATTTAAGTGAGCAAATCGATAAATTGAATTTGGATGTTTTCGTTACGTATAATGGTCAGTTCGTTTATACAAAGGACGAAGCGCTTCGATCGGAGCCTTTTGCTAGTGATACGTTGAGAACAATTGTGACATTTTCTGATGTTCATCATCGCCAAATCATGTTTGGTTCTAAGGATAGTATAGAAGGCAGTTCACTGATGCGTTTTGGACAAAAAAAGTGGGCTAAAAAACTTGCTAGATTTTTACCCAGACGTTTTCCTGTAACACTTGCGAAAAATCTAGTCAGTAGATTTTCGCTGCACAGAAAAGATCAACGCTATCAGGATCTTGCTATCTTGAAAGAACCAATTTATCAATGCGTTCTGCTAAGTGCGAAGTCAGAAGAGAGTTTTTTAAAAGAACAACTTCCTGATTGCCATTTCACTCGCTCTAACCCTTATACTGTAGATATTATTCCAACGGGTGGTTCAAAACTAGTGGGCATTCAACAGTGTCTTGAACATTTTGATATTTTATTAGAAGAAGTAATGGCTTTTGGTGATAGTTGGAATGATTTGGAAATGTTAAGTCATGTTGGTTTTGGTGTAGCCATGGGCAATGCTGAGGAAGAAATCAAAAAAGCCGCTAAATATGTGACTAAAAGCAATGACGAGGATGGTATTTATCAAGCGTTGATGCATTATGGTGTGATCAGTTAA
- a CDS encoding acyl-ACP thioesterase has protein sequence MAKKFTTPYEVAYYDGDITRKMTIPSMLAVVIKTSEEQSDALDRGSDFVASFGLGWVITNYEIHITRLPKVGEKLAVTTQAIAYNKYFCYRNFWIHDEAGNECVLIKSTFVLMDTVNRKMSSVLPEIIEPYESEKIKKIYRSEKIEKVENGTFSPYRVRYFDIDGNQHVNNAIYFNWLLDVLGYDFLSTNEPTYINVKFDKEVEYGQVVESHYETLDTDEGKTTRHEIRIDGQTYCEANMKWKESK, from the coding sequence GTGGCAAAAAAATTTACGACCCCTTATGAAGTAGCTTATTATGATGGCGATATTACGAGAAAAATGACGATTCCGTCAATGCTAGCCGTTGTGATCAAAACATCCGAAGAACAAAGCGATGCCTTAGATCGAGGAAGTGACTTTGTTGCATCATTTGGACTTGGCTGGGTCATTACCAACTATGAAATCCATATCACGCGTTTACCTAAAGTTGGAGAAAAACTTGCTGTAACAACTCAAGCGATTGCTTACAATAAATATTTTTGTTATCGTAACTTTTGGATTCATGATGAAGCAGGGAATGAATGCGTATTGATCAAGTCAACCTTTGTGTTGATGGATACAGTCAATCGCAAAATGAGTAGCGTCTTACCTGAAATCATCGAACCGTATGAAAGTGAAAAAATCAAGAAAATTTATCGTAGTGAAAAGATCGAAAAAGTAGAAAATGGAACGTTTTCACCATATCGTGTACGTTATTTTGATATTGACGGTAATCAACATGTAAATAATGCGATTTATTTCAACTGGTTGCTGGATGTATTAGGATACGATTTTCTAAGTACCAATGAACCAACCTATATCAATGTCAAATTTGATAAAGAAGTCGAATATGGCCAAGTTGTAGAAAGTCATTATGAAACCCTAGATACAGATGAGGGGAAAACAACCAGACACGAAATTCGGATTGATGGTCAAACCTACTGTGAAGCGAATATGAAATGGAAAGAAAGTAAATAA
- a CDS encoding 6-phospho-beta-glucosidase, whose protein sequence is MQKFKEDFLWGGALAANQSEGAYLENGKGQSIIDILPVGAERKRGLKDPSSVMEQTFDYYPSHQSIDFYHRYKEDIRLLAELGIKCLRTSISWPRIFPNGDEAEPNEAGLAFYDAVFEECLKYDIELLVTINHFDTPLNLAQKYGGWQNKQLILFYKRYCKVIFERFHKKVRYWITFNEINMILRNPFLAGGIVKSGKKLDKGTIFQAAHHQLLASAEATKLAKELNPNMQIGCMLAAGSVYPYTCNPKDIQAAIERSREQYFFIDVQVNGRYPYFAQRYFEEQDIQLTVSKDEAALLAENTVDFVAFSYYTSRLETVDSELRKNLIEGNAMASVRNPYLKDAGWGRQIDPLGFRITINEIYQRYQLPLFVVENGLGVEDELVEGAIHDPYRIEYFRSHIEQMAEAVKDGVDLIGYTTWGCIDLISAGTGEMKKRYGFVYVDLDNEGNGSRQRYKKDSFAWYQKVIATNATFL, encoded by the coding sequence TTGCAGAAGTTTAAAGAAGACTTTTTATGGGGCGGCGCATTAGCTGCTAATCAATCAGAAGGAGCTTATTTAGAAAATGGAAAAGGGCAATCGATTATTGATATTTTGCCAGTAGGAGCTGAACGGAAGCGCGGCTTAAAAGATCCTAGTAGTGTTATGGAACAAACATTCGATTATTATCCAAGTCATCAATCAATTGACTTTTATCATCGTTACAAAGAAGATATTCGTTTATTGGCTGAATTAGGCATCAAATGTTTACGCACATCGATCAGTTGGCCGAGGATTTTCCCAAATGGCGATGAGGCAGAGCCAAATGAGGCGGGATTGGCATTTTATGATGCAGTCTTTGAAGAATGTTTAAAATATGATATTGAGCTGCTTGTAACGATCAATCACTTTGATACGCCATTGAACTTAGCTCAAAAATATGGTGGCTGGCAAAATAAGCAACTAATTTTATTTTATAAAAGATATTGCAAGGTTATTTTTGAACGATTCCATAAAAAAGTCAGGTATTGGATCACATTCAATGAAATCAATATGATTTTACGTAATCCATTTTTAGCAGGCGGAATTGTAAAAAGTGGTAAAAAGCTGGACAAAGGGACGATTTTCCAGGCGGCACATCACCAATTACTTGCCTCTGCTGAAGCAACAAAACTAGCAAAAGAACTCAATCCGAATATGCAAATTGGTTGCATGTTGGCAGCAGGCAGCGTGTATCCGTATACGTGTAATCCCAAAGATATTCAAGCAGCTATAGAGCGAAGTAGAGAGCAGTATTTTTTTATTGATGTTCAGGTCAATGGACGTTATCCTTATTTTGCACAACGTTATTTTGAAGAACAGGACATTCAATTGACGGTTTCAAAAGATGAGGCCGCGCTCCTAGCTGAAAATACGGTAGATTTTGTAGCATTTAGTTATTATACTAGTCGTTTGGAAACGGTAGATAGTGAATTAAGAAAGAATCTTATCGAAGGCAATGCGATGGCAAGTGTTAGAAATCCTTATTTAAAAGATGCCGGTTGGGGTAGACAAATCGATCCATTAGGATTTAGGATTACCATCAATGAAATCTACCAACGCTATCAACTCCCATTATTTGTTGTTGAAAATGGTTTAGGCGTGGAAGATGAGTTGGTTGAGGGAGCTATTCATGACCCTTATCGTATTGAGTACTTTCGCAGCCATATTGAGCAGATGGCTGAAGCAGTAAAAGACGGGGTGGATTTGATCGGTTATACGACTTGGGGGTGCATTGATTTGATCAGTGCAGGTACAGGAGAAATGAAAAAACGTTATGGCTTTGTTTATGTCGATTTAGATAATGAAGGAAATGGCAGCCGTCAACGGTATAAAAAAGATAGCTTCGCTTGGTATCAAAAAGTGATTGCGACCAATGCCACATTTTTATAA
- a CDS encoding Cro/Cl family transcriptional regulator has protein sequence MRIKGDIIRSVRKQKKLSQVTLAAGICTQGTVSNIENKNVCDSLEILDAICKRLNLSLESVLDDNDEKKLTSLLNHVEDLCNTFKHKEAHSLLQATSINPADFQNKELEVRWLYFMGITNLLGYNNTTDSLFYFYRADELGDPNSIYAILSVNSLGIVYEMANELAKAQVYYEKSIDMLNKMTIKMPIEATKIFFNTAKFYSLIKQYDAAYDLATGGMALNRTYQSLYMLDLLAYEAAFNDFMKSPDLSAPDFKSAKVFAAFNENHSLLSVIANDEKTLVR, from the coding sequence ATGAGAATCAAAGGAGACATCATCCGTTCAGTAAGAAAACAAAAAAAATTGTCGCAGGTTACTTTAGCCGCTGGAATTTGTACACAAGGAACTGTTAGTAATATAGAAAATAAAAATGTTTGTGACAGTCTTGAGATCCTTGACGCAATCTGTAAGAGATTAAACTTAAGTCTTGAGAGTGTATTAGATGATAATGATGAAAAAAAACTAACTTCATTATTGAATCACGTAGAAGATTTGTGTAATACATTTAAACATAAAGAAGCTCATTCACTTTTACAAGCAACATCGATCAATCCTGCTGATTTTCAAAACAAAGAGTTAGAAGTTCGCTGGCTATATTTTATGGGTATTACAAATTTGTTGGGCTACAACAATACAACAGATAGCTTATTTTATTTCTATCGTGCTGATGAACTTGGTGATCCTAATTCGATTTATGCGATTCTTTCCGTTAATAGCCTTGGGATTGTCTACGAAATGGCTAACGAATTGGCTAAAGCACAAGTTTATTATGAAAAATCGATCGATATGCTCAATAAAATGACCATCAAAATGCCTATCGAAGCAACGAAAATATTCTTTAATACAGCTAAATTTTATTCATTGATCAAACAGTATGATGCAGCTTATGATTTAGCGACAGGAGGAATGGCTTTAAACCGAACCTATCAATCGTTATATATGCTTGATCTTTTAGCCTATGAAGCAGCATTTAATGACTTTATGAAATCTCCAGATTTGTCAGCACCTGATTTTAAAAGTGCGAAGGTCTTTGCTGCTTTTAATGAAAATCACTCCTTGCTGTCAGTGATTGCAAACGATGAAAAAACATTAGTTCGTTAA
- a CDS encoding chitin-binding protein, with product MKNTMLKAVLTLGLLAGGLSLSTTVTHAHGYVSSPGSRAYFGSTQGGKINKNVGRAEWEPQSIEATKNIFTPGKLASAGVSGFEPLDVQTTDRWYKSDITTGPLAINWTLTARHRTSTWDYYMTKQGWNQNQPLDIKNFDLIGRVDDKAAIPEASVNHTITVPSDRIGYHVIYAVWNVYDTTNAFYQAIDVNVK from the coding sequence ATGAAAAACACAATGCTCAAAGCAGTCCTTACACTTGGTTTATTAGCAGGAGGTTTATCTCTTTCAACCACTGTCACCCATGCCCACGGATATGTTTCATCACCTGGAAGTCGTGCCTATTTTGGGAGCACTCAAGGTGGAAAAATAAATAAAAATGTTGGTCGTGCGGAGTGGGAACCTCAAAGTATCGAAGCAACTAAAAATATTTTTACACCAGGAAAATTAGCCAGTGCAGGTGTTAGCGGGTTTGAACCATTAGATGTTCAGACAACAGATCGCTGGTATAAATCAGATATTACAACCGGCCCTCTTGCAATCAATTGGACCTTGACTGCGCGTCACAGAACGTCTACATGGGATTACTATATGACAAAACAAGGTTGGAATCAAAATCAACCTTTAGATATCAAAAATTTTGACTTAATTGGACGTGTTGACGACAAAGCAGCGATCCCAGAAGCTTCTGTCAACCATACAATCACTGTTCCAAGCGATCGTATAGGCTATCATGTGATCTACGCTGTTTGGAATGTTTATGATACAACCAATGCGTTCTATCAAGCAATCGATGTCAACGTAAAATAA
- a CDS encoding chitinase, producing the protein MKFKQFIPAFLIVSGILTGNLLVSTPVEAADSASEMVSVANKKVLVGYWHNWASKGRDGYKQGTSANISLAEVNKAYNVVPVSFMKSDGASRIPTFAPYNKTDAAFRQDVAVLNGQGRAVLLALGGADAHIQLKTGDEQAFANEIIRQVETYGFDGLDIDLEQSAITAGDNQTVIPAALKIVKEYYRTQGKNFIITMAPEFPYLKPGGAYEKYITSLNGYYDYIAPQLYNQGGDGVWVDEINKWIPQSNDALKYEFLYYMSDSMIHGTRTFLKIPSDKLVLGLPANVDGAGSGYVIDPTAVYKALDQLAKDGNPIKGLMTWSANWDVGTNVTGVPYNNEFATRYARILQ; encoded by the coding sequence ATGAAATTCAAACAATTTATTCCTGCCTTTTTAATCGTCTCAGGTATACTAACAGGCAACTTGTTAGTATCAACCCCCGTTGAAGCTGCGGATTCTGCCAGTGAAATGGTTAGTGTAGCAAATAAAAAAGTCCTTGTCGGCTATTGGCATAATTGGGCTTCTAAAGGTCGTGATGGCTATAAACAAGGAACTTCTGCCAACATTTCATTAGCAGAAGTGAATAAAGCCTATAATGTGGTGCCAGTTTCATTCATGAAAAGCGACGGTGCCAGTCGAATTCCAACATTTGCACCTTATAACAAAACAGACGCCGCCTTTCGTCAGGATGTCGCAGTCCTTAACGGTCAAGGACGTGCCGTTTTGCTTGCATTAGGGGGAGCAGATGCGCATATTCAATTAAAAACTGGTGATGAACAAGCTTTCGCTAATGAAATTATTCGACAAGTGGAAACCTATGGATTTGATGGATTGGATATCGATTTAGAGCAGTCAGCAATTACAGCTGGCGATAACCAAACCGTCATCCCGGCAGCTTTGAAAATTGTCAAGGAGTACTATAGAACACAAGGAAAAAATTTCATTATTACGATGGCACCGGAATTTCCTTATTTAAAACCAGGTGGAGCTTATGAAAAATACATTACTTCCTTAAATGGTTACTATGATTACATTGCCCCACAGTTATATAATCAAGGCGGCGATGGTGTTTGGGTGGATGAAATCAATAAATGGATTCCTCAAAGTAATGATGCTTTGAAATACGAGTTTCTTTATTATATGTCAGATTCAATGATCCATGGCACGCGGACATTCTTGAAGATTCCAAGCGACAAACTTGTTTTAGGTCTTCCTGCTAATGTTGACGGTGCCGGCAGCGGTTATGTGATCGATCCTACGGCTGTTTACAAAGCACTTGATCAGCTAGCTAAAGATGGTAATCCAATCAAAGGATTGATGACTTGGTCTGCTAACTGGGACGTTGGGACTAATGTAACTGGCGTGCCTTACAATAACGAATTTGCTACTCGTTATGCACGAATTTTACAATAA
- a CDS encoding resolvase: MAVIGYMRVSTHYQKFDSQQQALEDYGVDKIFKEYESGRKSFRNELNKALNILQPGDTFVIFKLDRLARGTKQLLVLLERFNEQNINFVSIENNIDTSTPMGRFFFTIMGAFAEMEAELIRERVLAGLSAAKKNGVVLGRPPLVNQVNEALELYHNTDISTEEISKRCGISISTIYHHLRKEGVYRTKKTTDVSKSGKVLVGSVKEK; encoded by the coding sequence ATGGCAGTTATTGGTTATATGCGTGTCAGCACACATTATCAAAAGTTTGATTCTCAACAACAAGCATTGGAAGATTATGGTGTTGATAAAATTTTCAAAGAATATGAAAGTGGACGTAAAAGTTTTCGCAATGAACTGAATAAGGCACTGAATATTTTGCAGCCGGGAGATACGTTTGTTATTTTTAAATTAGACCGCTTAGCTAGAGGAACTAAACAATTATTGGTTTTATTAGAGCGCTTCAACGAACAAAATATCAATTTCGTTAGTATTGAAAATAATATTGACACCTCAACACCGATGGGACGCTTCTTCTTTACGATTATGGGTGCTTTTGCAGAAATGGAGGCTGAACTGATACGTGAGCGGGTACTGGCAGGTTTGAGTGCAGCTAAAAAAAATGGTGTCGTTCTAGGTCGTCCACCACTTGTTAATCAGGTCAATGAAGCACTTGAGCTTTACCACAATACGGACATTTCAACAGAAGAAATTTCAAAGCGTTGCGGTATTTCTATCTCGACAATCTATCATCATTTGAGAAAAGAGGGCGTCTACCGAACCAAAAAGACAACTGACGTTTCAAAAAGCGGGAAGGTATTGGTAGGTAGTGTGAAAGAGAAATAA